In Nodosilinea sp. PGN35, the genomic stretch GCGTGGGCAAGCTGGTGGAAGGCGAGATCAATCAGGACGATCAATCCTTTTTAGACGATGAGCAAATTGCGAAGGGATTCATCGTGCTGTGCTCGTCTTACCCGCGATCGGACTGCACAATTAAGACCCACATGGAAGCCTACTTAATTTGACGGTTGATGCGGTGCATCGCTGCGCGGATACACCCTACGGTTGGATAGATTTACCCCTTGGAGTTGCGTCATGTTCGATCGGTTTACAGTTTCGGGAGCGGCTTTACAGGTTCTAAACGTGGGCGATCGCGGCACCATTTCCCGGTTCACCCGCAGCGATCCATCAACGCTTTTCCACCTGCAATCCCTGGGCTTAGACCGGGGGAAGGCGATCGCCGTCACCCAGCGCCACCCCAACTTTATAGTCAGCACTGAGGACGGCCATCTGACCCTGCCACCATCGCTGGTCAGCGCGATCTATGTGCGATTGGCAGGCCCCAATCTGGTTTGACAGAAGGAACTGAGCCGTCAAAGTAATCATTGGTAAACAGTTTTTCCAATGGTGGGCAGTTCCCACCCGACACCTGACACCTGACACCCCTTTCCCAGGAGTAAACCCATGGCAAGCATTGGACTTTTCTACGGCAGTACCTCCGGCGTTACCGAAGAAATCGCTGAAAAA encodes the following:
- a CDS encoding 2Fe-2S iron-sulfur cluster-binding protein, with product MTTYQVRLINKKRNIDITIPVDEDTYIIDAAEESDIDLPFSCRSGACSSCVGKLVEGEINQDDQSFLDDEQIAKGFIVLCSSYPRSDCTIKTHMEAYLI
- a CDS encoding FeoA family protein, producing MFDRFTVSGAALQVLNVGDRGTISRFTRSDPSTLFHLQSLGLDRGKAIAVTQRHPNFIVSTEDGHLTLPPSLVSAIYVRLAGPNLV